Below is a genomic region from Halodesulfovibrio sp..
AGCTTGCGGCAGGTAGAGCCGTTGCGGCGGGATTTGACGGAGTGCAAATTCATGCAGCGCACGGATACTGTTTAAGTCAGTTTCTTTCTCCAGCTATTAATAAGCGTACAGACGCGTATGGTGGGTCACTGGAAAATCGTATGAGGGTACTTGTACGGGTGTACGAAGCTATTAGACGTGTTGTTGGCGAAGACTACCCTGTTTTGCTCAAGATTAATTGTGAAGATTTCATTGATGGCGGACTTGAACTTGCGGACAGTGTTGAAGTTATCAAGCGTCTCGAATCAGTAGGGCTTGATGCTGTGGAGATTAGTGGCGGTTTGCTCTCTAATGGTCCCCGCACTTCTGCTATCCGTGTGGGACGCTTTGATACTCCTGCAAAAGAGGTTTGGTATCGTAATGCAGCACAGGTTCTCAGAGAGCAGACCAAGTTACCAGTCATGCTTGTGGGCGGAATACGCAGTTTTAGTGTTGCTGAGGGATTGCTACACGATGGGCTGATTGACTTTGTTGCGATGAGCAGACCGTTGCTTCGCGAGCCTGATTTAGCAAATCGCTGGAAGTCAGGAGACTTACGAAGTGCTGCGTGTATTAGCTGTAACAAATGTTTCGGTGTGTTGCGTAATAATGAGGGGTACTTTTGTCCGGTTGCCCGCGATGAGCAGGCTGCATCACACGCATCCTCA
It encodes:
- a CDS encoding NADH:flavin oxidoreductase, with translation MFFDKFSINGMTVPNRLVRSATWEGLASDEGFVTPALEEVMLDLVNGGVGMIITGHMFVAEQGRAGVRQLAVHSEECISGLRSMVKRIHDKNGVVVAQLAHAGGQAAQDITGMPALGPSCFTRTDGSLCGEMTENDIDAMVSAFQLAAGRAVAAGFDGVQIHAAHGYCLSQFLSPAINKRTDAYGGSLENRMRVLVRVYEAIRRVVGEDYPVLLKINCEDFIDGGLELADSVEVIKRLESVGLDAVEISGGLLSNGPRTSAIRVGRFDTPAKEVWYRNAAQVLREQTKLPVMLVGGIRSFSVAEGLLHDGLIDFVAMSRPLLREPDLANRWKSGDLRSAACISCNKCFGVLRNNEGYFCPVARDEQAASHASS